A part of Bacteroidota bacterium genomic DNA contains:
- a CDS encoding trehalase family glycosidase, which yields MSPAEVERLANDAERVLQGNWKDGFTIPTARLYPFQWNWDSGFTSLGHSHVRLDYAIRELASLFSGQWENGMVPHILFHSETEDTYFPNHDFWDAHVNAGAPQRPKTSGITQPAVHGFVLEHLLEKHPNDEDLIAFAKALVPKIVRSHRFFYTHRDPEREGLAFIFHPWESGRDNSPLWDASLDRITIEAGMLPTYERRDTSHAASEERPTSAQYDRFVYLLLLGKRHRYDEAGIFKESPFLVQDTLMNAVLIRSNQSLIALGKRLGLDVGEVEEWQQQALPRFREKLWNPTLKTFTSYDVRGCHPIAHNEIGGLTALYAGVPSAEQAQHLNAYLLDLHDRGHYLCPSFDVDSPLFDSKRYWRGPIWPQMNWLVHAGLKRYGFLDTAQLVRDDLIDLVSTLGFYEYFEPQKSVAATLSTGYGGGDFSWTAACTLDLLRAG from the coding sequence ATGTCGCCCGCCGAAGTCGAACGTCTCGCCAACGACGCCGAGCGCGTTCTCCAGGGGAACTGGAAAGACGGATTCACCATCCCCACGGCCCGGCTCTATCCCTTCCAGTGGAACTGGGATTCCGGGTTCACGAGCCTCGGCCACAGCCATGTCCGGCTCGACTACGCGATCCGAGAGCTGGCGTCGCTATTCTCCGGCCAGTGGGAGAACGGTATGGTGCCGCACATCCTCTTCCACAGCGAAACCGAGGACACCTACTTCCCCAACCACGACTTCTGGGACGCGCACGTAAACGCAGGCGCGCCGCAGCGGCCGAAGACGTCGGGGATCACGCAGCCCGCCGTGCACGGCTTCGTCCTGGAGCACCTGCTGGAGAAGCACCCGAACGACGAGGACCTGATCGCGTTTGCGAAAGCGCTCGTCCCGAAGATCGTCCGCAGCCACCGCTTCTTCTACACGCACCGCGACCCGGAGCGCGAGGGGCTCGCCTTCATTTTCCACCCGTGGGAGTCGGGCCGCGACAACTCGCCCCTGTGGGACGCCTCCCTCGACCGCATCACGATCGAAGCGGGCATGCTGCCGACGTACGAGCGGCGGGACACGAGCCACGCCGCCTCTGAAGAGCGCCCCACGTCGGCCCAGTACGACCGGTTTGTCTACCTCTTGCTGCTCGGCAAGCGGCACCGCTACGACGAGGCGGGCATCTTCAAGGAGAGCCCGTTCCTGGTGCAGGACACGCTGATGAACGCGGTGCTCATCCGGTCGAACCAGAGCCTCATCGCCCTCGGGAAGCGGCTGGGGCTGGACGTGGGCGAGGTGGAGGAGTGGCAGCAGCAGGCCCTGCCGCGCTTCCGAGAGAAGCTGTGGAATCCGACCCTAAAGACGTTCACCTCCTACGACGTGCGCGGCTGCCACCCCATCGCCCACAACGAGATCGGCGGCCTGACGGCGCTCTACGCGGGCGTTCCCTCGGCGGAGCAGGCGCAGCACCTCAACGCGTACCTGCTGGACCTACACGACCGAGGGCACTATCTCTGCCCGAGCTTCGACGTGGATAGCCCGCTGTTCGACTCGAAGCGCTACTGGCGCGGTCCGATCTGGCCGCAGATGAACTGGCTCGTGCATGCCGGCCTGAAGCGCTACGGCTTCCTCGACACGGCCCAGCTCGTCCGGGACGACCTGATCGACCTGGTGAGCACACTGGGGTTCTACGAATACTTCGAGCCGCAGAAGTCCGTCGCCGCGACGCTGAGCACGGGCTACGGCGGTGGCGACTTTTCGTGGACGGCCGCCTGCACGCTCGATCTGTTGCGCGCGGGCTAG
- a CDS encoding prolyl oligopeptidase family serine peptidase, translating to MRLRLGCLALLIAMPLAALAQSPDPSFEASTFEATMPVALSYALVLPDGYDDSDAAWPLVLFLHGSGERGDDLSRVAIHGPLKEVREGRAFPFVLVAPQLPADRPRWEARELGALLDHIEATHRIDPTRVYVTGLSMGGYATWDLVMHFPDRFAAAAPVCGGGLPFRAPAFAQTPIWAFHGALDPIVPLERSAEMARAVNAMGGEVKLTVYPEATHDAWTATYADPAFYAWMLDHRREGATSESE from the coding sequence ATGCGTTTGCGTCTCGGCTGCCTCGCCCTCCTCATCGCCATGCCCCTCGCTGCACTCGCCCAGTCGCCCGACCCTTCGTTTGAGGCGAGCACGTTCGAGGCGACGATGCCGGTCGCGCTCAGCTACGCGCTCGTGCTGCCGGACGGCTACGACGATAGCGACGCGGCGTGGCCGCTCGTCCTCTTCCTCCACGGCTCGGGTGAGCGCGGGGACGATCTGTCCCGCGTGGCGATCCATGGCCCCCTGAAGGAAGTCCGCGAAGGCCGTGCGTTCCCGTTCGTGCTCGTCGCGCCGCAGCTGCCCGCCGACCGCCCGCGCTGGGAGGCCCGCGAGCTCGGCGCGCTGCTCGACCACATCGAGGCGACGCACCGCATCGACCCGACGCGGGTCTACGTGACGGGCCTCTCGATGGGCGGCTACGCGACGTGGGACCTCGTGATGCACTTCCCGGACCGCTTCGCCGCGGCGGCCCCGGTGTGCGGCGGCGGCCTCCCTTTCCGCGCCCCGGCCTTTGCGCAGACGCCGATCTGGGCGTTCCACGGCGCGCTTGACCCCATCGTACCGCTGGAGCGCTCCGCTGAAATGGCCCGGGCCGTCAACGCCATGGGCGGCGAGGTGAAGCTGACCGTCTACCCCGAGGCCACCCACGACGCCTGGACGGCGACGTACGCCGACCCCGCGTTCTACGCATGGATGCTAGACCACCGCCGCGAGGGTGCGACCTCTGAGAGCGAGTAG
- a CDS encoding ABC transporter permease — translation MFKNYVLVAFRTLRKQPGYSFINVGGLALGLAAALLIGLYVQDELSYEQHFPDADRIYQVGLDARMGAQDLETGTSAIPMGPTLMTDVPEVEIATRILGPRRQLMEHRGGNGPLFEDGLIWADSTFFEVFPHPVLAGDPKAALAQPNSLVLTRSAAARHFGTRDGLGEIVGLTLRLDQETDYTVGAIVEDFPSSSILQAEVVASLVSILDDMTPTWLSHFMYTYIRLREDADVARVEAAFPRLIEQYVAPEVELFLGTTLDEADAAGTEWGYFLQPLPDLYLQPRGTGQVGPTSDVRYVYALSAVALFILLLAGINFTNLSTARSANRAREVGLRKVLGSDRRRIIGQFLGESVLMALAAAGVGALLVVLLLPLFETLSGKTLAFTTGSTVGLSAALLGIALVCGVLAGLYPAFVLSAFEPVTVMKGQVSRGAKSGRLRSVLVVAQFAVSVTLLIGTAVVYQQLQHMQSSRLGFQGDQVVTVPVISDAARGDVNTFLQTLLAHPGIEEVAAADFLPGRTANTTSFRPVDAPPEDVYVLAAGRVSHDYLETLGVALVAGRTFDPAQPTDSTGAMLLNEAAVSEFGWTVEEALGRQVGQIELDALVVRTVVGVVEDFHFESLHTRIRPLALDLDAYAARHVAVQVRPDDLPATLAHLETAWTAFEPGYPYSSVFLDEDFQRFYAQERRLGQVFLAFTLLAVFVACLGLFGLASFLAQQRTKEIGVRKVLGASVPSLVQLLAGEFTRLVVIAALLAMPVAYLLMRQWLQSFAYATPMPWWAFVGAGLAALLVAALTVSYQSIRTATTDPVKALRYE, via the coding sequence ATGTTCAAGAACTACGTCCTCGTCGCCTTCCGGACGCTGCGCAAGCAGCCGGGCTACTCGTTTATCAACGTCGGCGGCCTCGCGCTCGGGCTCGCGGCGGCGCTGCTGATCGGCCTCTACGTGCAGGACGAGCTCAGCTACGAGCAGCACTTCCCCGACGCCGACCGCATCTACCAGGTCGGCCTCGACGCGCGGATGGGCGCACAGGACCTGGAGACTGGTACCTCGGCCATTCCGATGGGGCCGACGCTCATGACGGATGTGCCAGAGGTCGAGATCGCCACGCGCATCCTCGGCCCGCGGCGGCAGCTCATGGAGCACCGGGGTGGGAACGGCCCCCTCTTCGAGGACGGCCTCATCTGGGCCGACTCGACCTTCTTCGAGGTCTTCCCCCACCCCGTCCTCGCGGGCGACCCGAAGGCGGCGCTCGCGCAGCCCAACAGCCTCGTCCTCACCCGCTCCGCCGCCGCACGCCATTTCGGCACGCGGGACGGCCTCGGCGAGATTGTCGGCCTGACGCTGCGGCTCGACCAGGAGACGGACTACACGGTGGGCGCGATCGTCGAGGACTTCCCGTCGAGCAGCATCCTCCAGGCTGAGGTGGTCGCGTCGCTCGTCAGCATCCTCGACGACATGACGCCGACCTGGCTGTCGCACTTCATGTATACCTACATCCGGCTCCGCGAGGACGCTGACGTGGCCCGCGTCGAGGCGGCGTTTCCGCGCCTGATCGAGCAATACGTCGCGCCCGAGGTCGAGCTGTTCCTGGGCACCACCCTGGACGAGGCGGACGCCGCGGGCACCGAGTGGGGCTACTTCCTCCAGCCACTCCCCGACCTCTACCTCCAGCCACGCGGCACCGGCCAGGTCGGCCCCACGAGCGACGTGCGCTACGTCTACGCGCTCTCTGCCGTGGCGCTGTTCATCCTCCTGCTCGCCGGGATCAACTTCACCAACCTCTCGACGGCGCGCTCGGCCAACCGCGCTCGCGAGGTCGGACTTCGCAAGGTCCTCGGCTCCGACCGACGCCGCATCATCGGGCAGTTCCTCGGCGAGTCCGTCCTCATGGCGCTCGCGGCGGCAGGCGTGGGCGCACTGCTCGTCGTGCTGCTACTGCCGCTGTTCGAGACGCTCTCGGGCAAGACGCTTGCCTTCACGACCGGCAGTACGGTCGGGCTAAGCGCGGCGCTCCTCGGGATCGCGCTCGTGTGCGGCGTGCTTGCGGGGCTGTACCCGGCGTTTGTGCTCTCGGCGTTCGAACCGGTGACGGTGATGAAGGGACAGGTCAGCCGAGGCGCGAAGAGCGGGCGGCTGCGCAGCGTACTCGTGGTGGCACAGTTCGCCGTGTCGGTGACGCTGCTGATCGGGACCGCCGTGGTCTATCAGCAACTCCAGCACATGCAGTCCTCGCGGCTCGGCTTTCAGGGCGACCAGGTCGTCACGGTGCCCGTGATCTCCGACGCGGCACGCGGCGACGTCAATACGTTCCTCCAGACGCTTCTCGCCCACCCGGGCATCGAGGAGGTCGCCGCCGCAGACTTCTTACCTGGTCGGACAGCCAACACGACCTCGTTCCGCCCCGTCGACGCACCGCCGGAAGACGTCTACGTCCTCGCTGCGGGCCGCGTCAGCCACGACTACCTCGAAACGCTCGGCGTAGCGCTCGTGGCCGGGCGGACATTCGACCCCGCGCAGCCGACCGACTCCACCGGCGCGATGCTCCTCAACGAGGCTGCCGTGAGCGAGTTCGGCTGGACCGTCGAGGAAGCCCTCGGGCGCCAGGTGGGCCAGATCGAACTCGATGCGTTGGTCGTGCGAACGGTCGTGGGCGTGGTGGAGGACTTCCACTTCGAGTCGCTGCACACCCGCATCCGCCCGCTCGCGCTCGACCTCGACGCATACGCCGCGCGACACGTGGCCGTGCAGGTCCGTCCGGACGACCTCCCGGCGACGCTCGCCCACCTCGAAACGGCGTGGACGGCCTTCGAGCCCGGTTATCCCTACAGCTCCGTCTTCCTCGACGAAGACTTCCAGCGGTTCTACGCGCAGGAGCGGCGGCTCGGGCAGGTGTTCCTCGCGTTCACGCTGTTGGCCGTCTTCGTGGCGTGCCTCGGGCTCTTCGGGCTGGCGAGCTTCCTCGCACAGCAGCGAACGAAAGAGATCGGCGTGCGCAAGGTGCTCGGCGCGTCCGTACCGAGCCTCGTGCAACTGCTTGCGGGTGAGTTCACGCGCCTCGTCGTGATCGCGGCGCTGCTGGCGATGCCGGTCGCCTACCTGCTGATGCGGCAGTGGCTGCAGAGCTTCGCCTACGCCACGCCGATGCCGTGGTGGGCCTTCGTCGGCGCGGGCCTGGCTGCGCTCCTCGTGGCGGCGCTCACGGTGAGCTACCAGTCGATCCGCACGGCGACGACGGATCCGGTGAAAGCGCTGCGGTACGAATAG
- a CDS encoding ABC transporter permease, with product MLKNYLLVALRTLRKERGYAALNVVGLAIGLACCVLIGLYIEDERSYDRHHERADRIARVTLQTTDDRRHWAPIGPPVGAALEEAIPEIEAVTRFYPVNASQTVVVDGDRFQAGGGVYADSTLLQVFSHPLLQGDPTQALAQPQTVVLTASFARKLFGDADPMGQTVGWPGGDDLTVTGVTADLPATTHLAFDYAISMATFYSNSGINLDQAIGWSAFYTYLLLRPGVETEAVAAKLPGFVDTFYGAMSGEPASTLITLPLQPLADIHLHSALEKEYAPNGDALYVTVFLLVALFVLVLAIVNFVNLTTARSASRMREVGVRKSLGSTRVQLAAQFLGEAVLISVVALVLAFGLIALALPVLNGLTGKAFTLAVVVTPAVIGGLSALALATGLLAGWYPAWHLSGFRPTKALWGKASGREANRLRRSLVVVQFALSVFMLVGTVTVFQQLQHVRTKALGFDKERVAEVTLSGSAAHFAGRDLDGFMQRIEQHASIEHASMAVVAPGSRYPMDNIRRDADTPDNATGVRLAWGVDAGYAETLGLTLVAGRDFSTGGTDGAAPADTTAWLLNEAAVRELGLDAPLGEVLVWDSHQYSAPIVGVVQDFHFASLHGEIEPLLIPLRPGMGSALLVRVRDDIPAALDHVRAQLDGLVAGTPFTYRFLDDTFDQLYRQEERLSRVFALFAGLAIAIACLGLFGLAAYTAERRRKEIGVRKVLGASVSSVVALLSGEFTRLVAVAFVIATPLAWWAMQRWLDHFAYRIDLGLSPFLLAGGLATMVALLTVSIHAIRAATADPVASLRHE from the coding sequence ATGCTCAAGAACTACCTCCTCGTTGCCCTCCGGACGCTGCGCAAGGAGCGCGGGTATGCGGCGCTCAACGTCGTCGGGCTCGCCATTGGGCTGGCGTGCTGCGTGCTGATCGGGCTCTACATCGAGGACGAGCGCAGCTACGACCGCCACCACGAGCGCGCCGACCGCATCGCGCGCGTCACGCTCCAGACCACCGACGACCGACGACACTGGGCCCCCATCGGTCCCCCGGTCGGGGCCGCGCTGGAGGAGGCCATCCCCGAGATCGAGGCCGTGACGCGGTTCTATCCGGTGAACGCGTCCCAGACCGTCGTCGTGGACGGTGATCGTTTCCAGGCGGGCGGCGGCGTCTATGCCGACTCGACGCTGCTCCAGGTCTTCTCGCACCCGCTTCTCCAGGGCGATCCGACGCAGGCCCTCGCGCAGCCGCAGACGGTAGTCCTCACTGCATCGTTCGCCCGCAAGCTCTTCGGCGACGCCGACCCGATGGGCCAGACCGTCGGCTGGCCGGGCGGGGACGACCTCACCGTGACCGGCGTCACCGCCGACCTCCCCGCGACCACGCACCTCGCGTTCGACTATGCCATCTCGATGGCGACGTTCTACAGCAACAGCGGGATCAACCTCGACCAAGCCATTGGATGGTCGGCGTTCTACACCTACCTCCTCCTCCGACCGGGCGTGGAGACGGAGGCCGTCGCGGCCAAGCTGCCCGGCTTCGTCGACACCTTCTACGGCGCGATGTCGGGCGAGCCAGCGAGCACTCTCATCACGCTGCCGCTCCAGCCGCTCGCCGACATCCACCTGCACTCGGCGCTGGAGAAGGAGTACGCCCCCAACGGCGACGCGCTTTACGTGACGGTCTTCCTGCTCGTGGCGCTCTTCGTGCTGGTGCTCGCCATCGTCAACTTCGTGAACCTGACGACGGCGCGGAGTGCGTCGCGGATGCGCGAGGTCGGCGTCCGCAAGTCGCTCGGCTCGACGCGCGTGCAGTTGGCCGCGCAGTTTCTCGGCGAGGCCGTGCTCATCAGCGTCGTAGCGCTCGTGCTCGCGTTTGGACTCATCGCCCTCGCGCTGCCCGTGCTGAATGGGCTGACGGGCAAGGCCTTCACGCTGGCGGTCGTCGTCACGCCTGCAGTAATCGGGGGGCTGAGCGCGCTTGCGCTCGCGACAGGGCTACTCGCGGGGTGGTATCCGGCGTGGCACCTGTCTGGCTTCCGTCCGACGAAGGCGCTCTGGGGCAAGGCGTCCGGCCGCGAGGCCAACCGGTTGCGCCGCAGCCTGGTGGTGGTGCAGTTCGCGCTGTCGGTCTTCATGCTCGTGGGCACGGTGACGGTGTTCCAGCAGCTCCAGCACGTCCGCACGAAGGCGCTCGGGTTCGACAAAGAGCGCGTGGCCGAGGTTACCCTCAGCGGGTCTGCCGCCCATTTCGCCGGGCGCGACCTCGACGGCTTCATGCAGCGCATCGAGCAGCACGCCAGCATCGAGCACGCCTCGATGGCGGTGGTGGCGCCAGGCTCGCGCTACCCGATGGACAACATCCGCCGCGACGCCGACACGCCCGACAATGCCACGGGGGTCCGCCTTGCCTGGGGCGTCGACGCGGGCTACGCGGAGACGCTCGGCCTCACGCTCGTGGCCGGGCGCGACTTCTCGACGGGCGGGACCGACGGCGCCGCGCCTGCCGACACGACGGCGTGGCTCCTCAATGAAGCCGCCGTGCGCGAACTCGGACTCGACGCCCCGCTCGGCGAGGTGCTGGTGTGGGACAGCCATCAGTACAGCGCCCCCATCGTGGGCGTGGTGCAAGACTTCCACTTCGCCTCGCTGCATGGCGAGATCGAGCCGCTCCTGATCCCGCTGCGGCCCGGCATGGGCAGCGCCCTCCTCGTGCGCGTCCGCGACGACATCCCCGCCGCCCTCGACCACGTCCGCGCCCAACTCGACGGGCTCGTCGCTGGCACGCCGTTCACCTACCGCTTCCTCGACGACACCTTCGATCAGCTCTATCGCCAAGAGGAGAGGCTCAGCCGCGTCTTCGCGCTGTTCGCAGGCCTCGCCATCGCGATTGCCTGCCTGGGCCTGTTCGGGCTCGCGGCCTACACCGCCGAGCGCCGCCGTAAAGAGATCGGCGTGCGCAAGGTGCTCGGGGCATCCGTGTCGAGCGTCGTCGCACTGCTCTCCGGCGAGTTCACGCGGCTCGTCGCCGTCGCGTTCGTGATTGCCACGCCGCTCGCCTGGTGGGCGATGCAGCGCTGGCTCGACCACTTCGCCTACCGCATCGACCTCGGCCTGAGCCCCTTCCTCCTCGCAGGCGGGCTGGCCACGATGGTCGCGCTCCTGACGGTGAGCATCCACGCGATCCGCGCGGCGACGGCGGATCCGGTAGCGTCGCTGCGGCACGAGTAG
- a CDS encoding ABC transporter permease, which produces MLRNYILIALRNLARQRGYAFINILGLALGLACCLLLLLYVRHELSYDRHHEDADAIYRAALVAPDDGPDIAVTPNIIAPLLTREMPEVVAATRVAAWGGVVRVGETVADERGFFYVDSTFFDVFTHPLLVGDPATALNRAGTVVLTESMAAKYFGDADPMGQTLLLDNSREFEVTGIVADVPEASHYDFNFLASFATRTYFAENEIWGSANFYTYVRFTDTAAAEAVSAKIPDLLARRTALGDDPRPFRLQPMLDIHLHSDLRYEMGTTGSITYVIGFGIVAALILLIACINYMNLATARSARRAKEVGLRKSLGAQRGQLLGQFYGESALLAAVGLAGAVVLVGLALPTFNTIAETSFTVADLGAPPVLALIAGVFVVVTLVAGSYPALYLSRPEPVAVLRGQAMKRGGAAWLRRGLVVFQFAASALLIVGTLVVLAQLRYMSTQALGFDKERLVTVPINDRDLREQQAALQEQLLQHPGIEAAAALNQVPGQLGWTSGVWGPGTPEDDPMLAKGMPAEQDILETLGVTMLAGRTLADAPAPDSTNYQFAINEEFLKAFAWTPQEALGQRLRVDGREGEVVGVFADFHYASLHDAVEPMVAWHQPRDLYHLVVRLAPGDPSPALDHVSAAYTAVAPHRPMSLRFLDDIYDRQYRNEERLGNIAAIFAGLAIFVACLGLFGLASFTAEQRRREVGIRKVLGASVQGLIGLLTRDFVVLVAVAFALAVPLAWWLLSGWLDGFAYQVGLGPIPFLIAGGLLLAIAVATVGTQALRAAMADPIRAIRHE; this is translated from the coding sequence ATGCTCAGGAACTACATCCTTATCGCGCTGCGAAACCTGGCGCGGCAGCGCGGCTACGCGTTTATCAACATCCTCGGGCTGGCGCTCGGGCTCGCGTGCTGCCTGCTGCTGCTGCTCTACGTCCGCCACGAGTTGTCCTACGACCGCCACCACGAGGACGCCGACGCCATCTACCGCGCTGCGCTCGTAGCGCCGGACGACGGGCCGGACATCGCCGTCACGCCCAACATCATCGCGCCGCTCTTGACGCGCGAGATGCCGGAGGTGGTGGCCGCGACACGCGTGGCGGCGTGGGGCGGCGTGGTCCGCGTCGGCGAGACGGTGGCCGACGAGCGCGGCTTCTTCTACGTGGACTCGACCTTCTTCGACGTGTTCACGCACCCGCTGCTGGTGGGCGACCCCGCGACCGCGCTCAACCGCGCCGGGACGGTCGTGCTCACCGAGTCGATGGCGGCAAAGTACTTCGGCGACGCCGACCCGATGGGGCAGACGCTCCTGCTCGACAACAGCCGCGAGTTCGAGGTGACAGGCATCGTGGCGGACGTGCCCGAGGCGTCGCACTACGACTTCAACTTCCTCGCGTCGTTCGCCACGCGGACCTACTTCGCCGAGAACGAGATCTGGGGCTCGGCCAACTTCTACACCTACGTCCGTTTCACCGACACCGCCGCCGCCGAGGCTGTCTCGGCCAAGATCCCGGACCTCCTCGCCCGCCGCACGGCCCTGGGCGACGACCCGCGCCCGTTCCGCCTGCAGCCGATGCTCGACATCCACCTGCACTCGGACCTGCGCTACGAGATGGGCACGACCGGCAGCATCACCTACGTGATCGGCTTCGGCATCGTGGCGGCGCTGATCTTGCTCATCGCGTGCATCAACTACATGAACCTCGCCACGGCGCGGTCGGCGCGGCGCGCGAAGGAGGTCGGCCTGCGGAAGTCGCTCGGCGCGCAGCGGGGGCAGCTGTTGGGGCAGTTCTACGGCGAATCGGCGCTGCTGGCGGCGGTGGGCCTGGCCGGAGCCGTCGTCCTGGTGGGGCTCGCGCTGCCAACGTTCAACACGATCGCAGAGACGAGCTTCACGGTCGCCGACCTCGGCGCGCCGCCGGTCCTCGCGCTCATCGCGGGCGTCTTCGTGGTGGTGACGCTCGTGGCGGGCAGCTACCCGGCGCTCTACCTCTCGCGGCCCGAACCCGTCGCGGTGCTACGCGGGCAGGCGATGAAGCGCGGCGGTGCGGCGTGGCTCCGCCGGGGCCTCGTGGTGTTCCAGTTCGCGGCCTCGGCGCTGCTCATCGTCGGGACGCTCGTGGTGCTGGCCCAACTGCGCTACATGAGCACGCAGGCGCTCGGCTTCGACAAGGAGCGGCTCGTGACGGTGCCCATCAACGACCGCGACCTCCGCGAGCAGCAGGCGGCGCTGCAGGAGCAACTCCTCCAGCACCCTGGCATCGAGGCCGCCGCGGCGCTCAACCAGGTGCCGGGCCAGCTCGGCTGGACCTCCGGCGTCTGGGGCCCCGGCACCCCTGAGGACGACCCGATGCTCGCCAAGGGCATGCCTGCCGAGCAGGACATCCTCGAAACGCTCGGCGTGACGATGCTTGCGGGCCGGACGCTCGCCGATGCACCGGCGCCGGATTCGACGAACTATCAGTTTGCGATCAACGAGGAGTTCCTGAAGGCCTTCGCGTGGACGCCGCAGGAGGCGCTCGGGCAGCGGCTTCGGGTCGATGGGCGCGAGGGCGAGGTCGTGGGCGTGTTCGCCGACTTCCACTACGCGTCCCTGCACGACGCTGTCGAGCCGATGGTGGCGTGGCACCAGCCGCGCGACCTTTACCACCTCGTCGTGCGCCTCGCGCCGGGCGACCCAAGCCCTGCGCTCGACCATGTCAGCGCGGCCTACACCGCCGTAGCCCCGCACCGCCCGATGAGCCTCCGCTTCCTTGACGACATCTACGACCGGCAGTACCGCAACGAGGAGCGCCTCGGCAACATCGCGGCCATCTTCGCGGGCCTCGCCATCTTCGTGGCGTGCCTCGGGCTCTTCGGGCTGGCGAGCTTCACCGCCGAGCAGCGCCGCCGCGAGGTCGGCATCCGCAAGGTGCTCGGCGCGTCGGTGCAGGGCCTCATCGGGCTGCTCACGCGCGACTTCGTGGTGCTCGTCGCGGTGGCGTTTGCGCTGGCGGTGCCGCTGGCGTGGTGGCTGCTCTCCGGCTGGCTCGACGGCTTCGCGTACCAGGTCGGCCTCGGCCCGATCCCGTTCCTCATCGCGGGCGGCCTGCTGCTCGCCATCGCCGTCGCCACGGTCGGCACGCAGGCTCTCCGCGCCGCCATGGCCGATCCGATCCGGGCGATCCGGCACGAGTAG
- a CDS encoding DUF433 domain-containing protein, giving the protein MRLDQIVSRDPDVVSGALVFKGTRVPVQTLIDYLKSGETLDRFLDGFPTVTRAQAEAYLELTLGEAEAHA; this is encoded by the coding sequence ATGCGCCTCGACCAAATCGTCTCTCGTGATCCTGATGTTGTCAGCGGTGCGCTCGTCTTCAAAGGGACGCGCGTGCCCGTCCAGACGCTCATCGACTACCTCAAGTCGGGCGAGACGCTGGATCGCTTCCTCGATGGCTTCCCAACGGTGACGCGCGCACAGGCCGAAGCCTATCTCGAACTCACGCTGGGTGAAGCGGAGGCACATGCCTGA
- a CDS encoding dipeptidase gives MPALFRLAVFFVALTVSACATAQPSPDAAADDTVAGDTAADATAALVAEVLDAVPLVDGHNDLPWAIRRAWPCDEDPARCAQPNPPGNVGAYNLRATTPGHTDLARLEAGRVGIQFWSVYIPFSTAEAGTAAVTQLEQIDIAKRVFARYPDVFAETPTADEAVAAWQDGKIASVLGMEGGHAIENSLGALRMFYDLGVRYMTLTHSGTIDWADSATDEPQHDGLNAFGEEVVREMNRLGMLVDLSHVSPAAMHDALDVTEAPVMFSHSSARGVTDHVRNVPDDVLERLPENGGVVMVTFVPSFVNTEVQRWWEARSALMDEARADSASADELIARLSAWAEANPAPKSSLADVADHIEHVRDIAGIDHVGIGGDYDGISTVPVGLEDVSTYPALLEELARRGWTAKDLRKLVGENALRVWREAEAVAARVQAERPPSSALLTEDGAE, from the coding sequence ATGCCTGCCCTGTTTCGCCTCGCCGTGTTCTTCGTTGCGCTCACCGTCAGCGCCTGCGCGACAGCCCAACCTAGCCCTGACGCGGCTGCGGACGATACCGTAGCAGGCGATACAGCGGCAGACGCAACCGCCGCGCTTGTCGCCGAGGTGCTCGACGCGGTGCCGCTCGTGGACGGGCACAACGACCTCCCGTGGGCCATCCGCCGCGCGTGGCCGTGCGACGAGGACCCGGCGCGCTGCGCCCAGCCCAACCCGCCGGGCAATGTCGGCGCCTACAACCTGCGTGCGACGACGCCGGGCCACACCGACCTCGCCCGGCTCGAAGCGGGCCGCGTGGGCATCCAGTTCTGGTCGGTCTATATCCCGTTCTCGACCGCCGAGGCGGGCACGGCCGCCGTGACCCAACTCGAACAGATCGACATCGCCAAGCGGGTGTTTGCGCGCTACCCGGACGTGTTCGCCGAGACGCCCACCGCCGACGAAGCCGTGGCCGCGTGGCAGGACGGCAAGATCGCGTCCGTGCTCGGCATGGAGGGCGGGCACGCCATCGAGAACTCGCTCGGCGCGCTGCGCATGTTCTACGACCTCGGCGTGCGCTACATGACGCTCACCCACTCCGGCACCATCGACTGGGCGGACTCGGCCACGGACGAACCGCAGCACGACGGCCTGAACGCCTTTGGCGAGGAGGTCGTCCGCGAAATGAACCGTCTCGGCATGCTGGTCGACCTCTCGCACGTCTCGCCCGCCGCCATGCACGACGCGCTCGACGTCACCGAGGCGCCGGTCATGTTCTCGCACTCGTCGGCGCGCGGCGTCACCGACCACGTCCGCAACGTCCCCGACGACGTGCTCGAACGCTTGCCCGAGAACGGGGGCGTTGTGATGGTCACCTTCGTCCCGTCGTTCGTCAACACGGAAGTTCAGCGCTGGTGGGAAGCCCGCTCGGCGCTCATGGACGAGGCCCGCGCCGACTCAGCCTCCGCCGACGAGCTTATCGCCCGGCTGAGCGCCTGGGCCGAGGCCAACCCCGCTCCCAAATCCTCGCTCGCCGACGTGGCCGACCACATCGAGCACGTCCGGGATATCGCGGGCATTGACCACGTCGGTATCGGCGGTGACTACGACGGCATCAGCACGGTGCCCGTCGGGCTGGAAGACGTGTCGACCTACCCGGCGCTCCTCGAAGAGCTCGCCCGGCGCGGTTGGACGGCCAAGGATCTCCGCAAGCTCGTCGGCGAGAACGCCCTCCGGGTCTGGCGCGAGGCCGAGGCGGTCGCCGCTCGCGTACAAGCCGAGCGCCCGCCCTCGTCGGCGCTGCTCACGGAGGACGGTGCGGAGTGA